A region from the Halomonas piscis genome encodes:
- a CDS encoding alpha-D-ribose 1-methylphosphonate 5-phosphate C-P-lyase PhnJ, whose translation MNGYNFAYLDEQTKRMIRRALLKAVAIPGYQVPFGGREMPMPYGWGTGGMQLTASILGADDVLKVIDQGADDTTNAVSIRAFFERVAGVETTTATAAADVIQTRHRIPETPLEPGQILVFQVPIPEPLRFIEPSEQETRLMHALEEYGVMHVKLYEDIARYGHIATTYAYPVKVDGRYVTDPSPIPKFDNPKLHMSDALMLFGAGREKRLYAIPPHTRVESLDFEDHPFEIQAWDEHCALCGSDHSFLDEVITDDVGSRMFVCSDTDYCLLRRGEVA comes from the coding sequence ATGAACGGCTATAACTTCGCCTATCTCGATGAACAGACCAAGCGCATGATCCGCCGCGCGCTACTCAAGGCCGTAGCGATCCCCGGCTATCAGGTACCCTTCGGCGGGCGCGAGATGCCGATGCCCTACGGCTGGGGTACTGGCGGCATGCAGCTTACCGCCAGCATCCTGGGCGCCGACGACGTGCTCAAGGTCATCGACCAGGGCGCCGACGACACCACCAACGCGGTGAGCATCCGCGCCTTCTTCGAGCGCGTCGCCGGGGTCGAGACGACCACCGCTACCGCGGCGGCGGATGTCATCCAGACCCGCCATCGTATTCCCGAAACGCCCCTCGAGCCCGGACAGATCCTGGTCTTTCAGGTGCCGATCCCGGAGCCGCTGCGCTTCATCGAGCCAAGCGAACAGGAGACGCGATTGATGCACGCGCTGGAAGAGTACGGCGTGATGCACGTCAAGCTCTATGAGGACATCGCGCGCTACGGACATATCGCCACCACCTACGCCTATCCGGTCAAGGTCGACGGTCGCTATGTGACCGACCCCTCGCCCATCCCCAAGTTCGACAACCCCAAGCTGCACATGAGTGATGCCCTGATGCTGTTCGGTGCCGGTCGCGAGAAGCGTCTGTATGCCATCCCCCCGCACACCCGGGTGGAGAGCCTCGACTTCGAGGACCATCCCTTCGAGATCCAAGCCTGGGACGAGCACTGCGCGCTATGCGGCTCGGACCATAGCTTCCTCGATGAAGTGATCACCGACGACGTGGGCAGCCGCATGTTCGTCTGCTCGGATACCGACTACTGCCTGTTGCGGCGTGGGGAGGTTGCATGA
- the phnK gene encoding phosphonate C-P lyase system protein PhnK: MLDKPVLERPDLDSPALLDVESITRLYGPGKGCEAIDFRLHAGEVLGIVGESGSGKSTLLRVLAGLEAPDAGRVTYYPLDRSLSDHSREGELDLYGIGDARRRALLRLEWGLVHQNPRDGLRMGVSAGANIGERLMALGDRHYGQLRAAGCDWMRQVELDAERIDDAPQTFSGGMQQRLQIARTLVTRPRLVFMDEPTGGLDVSVQARLLDMLRTLVRQLGLSVVLVTHDLAVARLLSHRLLVMRQGRVVEAGLTDQILDDPQHAYSQLLVSSVLTP, translated from the coding sequence GTGTTGGATAAGCCCGTACTGGAGAGACCCGACCTGGATAGCCCTGCGTTGCTGGACGTGGAGAGCATCACCCGCCTTTATGGTCCGGGCAAGGGCTGCGAGGCGATCGATTTTCGTCTGCATGCCGGCGAGGTGCTGGGCATCGTCGGCGAGTCCGGGTCCGGCAAATCGACCCTGCTGCGCGTACTCGCCGGCCTGGAAGCCCCGGACGCCGGCCGGGTGACCTACTATCCGCTCGACCGAAGCCTCAGTGATCATAGCCGTGAAGGCGAACTCGATCTCTATGGCATCGGCGACGCTCGCCGCCGCGCCCTGTTGCGCCTGGAGTGGGGGCTGGTGCATCAGAACCCACGGGATGGCCTGCGCATGGGCGTCTCCGCCGGTGCCAATATCGGTGAACGCCTGATGGCCCTAGGGGATCGTCACTACGGTCAGCTGCGCGCCGCCGGCTGCGACTGGATGCGTCAGGTGGAGCTCGATGCCGAACGCATTGACGATGCGCCTCAGACCTTCTCCGGCGGCATGCAGCAGCGCCTGCAGATCGCTCGCACCCTGGTCACCCGGCCACGCTTGGTGTTCATGGACGAGCCCACCGGGGGGCTGGACGTCTCCGTGCAGGCGCGCCTGCTCGACATGCTGCGTACCCTGGTGCGTCAGCTTGGGCTCTCCGTGGTGCTGGTCACTCACGACCTGGCCGTGGCGCGGCTGCTCTCGCATCGTTTGCTGGTGATGCGTCAGGGCCGCGTGGTGGAAGCCGGTTTGACCGATCAAATCCTCGACGATCCACAGCACGCCTATTCCCAACTGCTGGTGTCGTCGGTGCTGACGCCATGA
- the phnL gene encoding phosphonate C-P lyase system protein PhnL, translated as MKALLTIEKLHKDFVLHGQGGIAIKVMHDLSLELHRGECLVLAGRSGIGKSTLLKMLHGNYLAERGSIRIHFDDGLLELTDLPTHAWHRVRRDVVGYVSQFLRVVPRVSAREVVMEPLLARGAYAQDARQRAETLLARLNLPERLWSLPPGTFSGGEQQRVNIAEGFIGEHPLLLLDEPTASLDATNRDVVVEMISEAKARGCALLGICHDEDVRSRVADRLLPLDEHLMARTSSQETF; from the coding sequence ATGAAGGCATTACTCACCATCGAGAAGCTGCACAAGGATTTCGTCCTGCACGGTCAGGGCGGTATTGCCATCAAGGTGATGCACGATCTTTCCCTTGAGCTGCACCGCGGCGAATGTCTGGTACTGGCGGGGCGTAGTGGCATCGGCAAGAGCACCCTGCTCAAGATGCTCCACGGCAACTATCTCGCCGAGCGCGGCAGTATCCGCATCCACTTCGACGACGGCCTGCTGGAGTTGACCGATTTGCCGACTCATGCCTGGCACCGAGTGCGCCGGGATGTAGTCGGCTACGTCAGCCAGTTCCTTCGCGTTGTACCGCGGGTTTCCGCTCGGGAGGTAGTGATGGAGCCGCTGCTGGCCCGGGGTGCCTACGCCCAGGACGCCCGCCAGCGCGCCGAAACGCTGCTCGCCCGCCTCAATCTGCCCGAGCGCCTGTGGTCGCTGCCGCCGGGCACCTTTTCCGGGGGCGAGCAGCAGCGCGTGAACATCGCCGAGGGCTTCATCGGTGAGCACCCGCTGCTGCTGCTCGACGAACCCACTGCCTCTCTGGATGCCACCAACCGCGACGTCGTGGTTGAGATGATCAGTGAGGCCAAGGCCCGAGGCTGCGCCCTGCTCGGCATCTGCCACGACGAGGATGTACGCAGCCGAGTGGCGGATCGCTTGCTGCCGCTGGACGAGCATCTGATGGCCCGCACCTCTTCTCAGGAGACATTTTGA
- a CDS encoding alpha-D-ribose 1-methylphosphonate 5-triphosphate diphosphatase yields the protein MNEQILTRARLVLDDEVVWGTLVIRNGRIREIDLAPCRLSTAIDCEGDYLLPGLVELHTDNAEKYFQPRPKVAWPRRQAALAHDSQMAASGITTVFDALSIGDVDEQSMRHDSLKAMHDAIVGIQQEGLARVDHRIHLRCEVSHPDTLSNFRALADSPLLGLVSLMDHAPGQRQFVSLEAYRAYYQGKYELSDADMEIYLERQLANSARYSNTYRRTISAEARTLGLALASHDDATLEHVAESHEYGMRIAEFPTTREAAEASHRNGMAVMMGAPNVVRGGSHSGNIAATEMIGLGVLDILSSDYYPAALLDAVFKSAQIEQGYSLPRAVASAARQPAQAVGLTDRGRLAQGLRADLLRVQTVDDHPILKRAWCAGRQVH from the coding sequence ATGAACGAACAGATTCTTACCCGGGCCAGGCTGGTGCTCGACGATGAGGTGGTCTGGGGCACGCTGGTGATACGCAACGGCAGGATCCGCGAGATCGATCTTGCGCCGTGTCGGCTCTCCACCGCCATCGACTGCGAAGGCGACTATCTGCTGCCCGGGCTGGTTGAGCTGCACACCGACAACGCGGAGAAGTATTTCCAGCCCCGGCCCAAGGTGGCCTGGCCTCGGCGCCAGGCCGCCCTGGCCCACGATAGCCAGATGGCCGCCAGCGGCATCACCACGGTATTCGATGCGCTCTCGATTGGCGATGTGGATGAGCAGAGCATGCGTCACGACTCCTTGAAGGCCATGCACGACGCCATCGTCGGGATTCAGCAGGAAGGTTTGGCACGGGTGGATCATCGTATTCACCTGCGCTGCGAGGTCAGCCATCCAGATACCCTGAGCAACTTCCGCGCCCTGGCGGATTCGCCGCTGCTCGGCCTGGTATCGCTGATGGATCACGCCCCGGGGCAGCGCCAGTTCGTCAGTCTCGAAGCGTATCGCGCCTATTATCAGGGCAAGTATGAGCTGAGCGACGCGGATATGGAGATCTATCTCGAACGCCAGCTGGCCAACAGTGCGCGCTACAGCAACACGTATCGCCGCACCATTTCGGCGGAGGCCAGGACTCTCGGCCTGGCTCTGGCCAGCCACGATGATGCCACCCTCGAGCATGTCGCCGAAAGCCACGAGTACGGCATGCGCATCGCCGAGTTCCCGACCACGCGGGAGGCCGCCGAGGCCTCGCATCGTAACGGCATGGCGGTGATGATGGGCGCTCCCAACGTGGTCCGCGGCGGCTCGCACTCCGGCAACATCGCCGCCACCGAGATGATTGGACTCGGGGTGCTGGATATTCTCTCATCGGATTATTATCCCGCCGCGCTACTCGATGCCGTGTTCAAGTCCGCGCAGATCGAACAAGGCTATTCGCTGCCCAGGGCGGTAGCCAGCGCCGCGCGACAACCGGCACAAGCGGTGGGTCTGACCGATCGCGGTCGTCTCGCTCAGGGACTGCGCGCGGATCTATTGCGCGTACAGACGGTCGACGACCATCCGATCCTGAAACGGGCGTGGTGCGCTGGAAGGCAGGTGCATTGA
- the phnN gene encoding ribose 1,5-bisphosphokinase: MARLVYLMGASGVGKDSLLSAIRQCHPELLVAHRYITRWSGHHENCVSLSAQEFTERRHAGLFCLDWQAHGLEYGIGIEVEHWLKRDHTVIVNGSRRAFARARERFGEQLLPILVTAEPQVLRQRLIQRGRETHFEIERRLAQHQRLEAELVDVERLNNNKALHHSVAALQRLLNTECIS, encoded by the coding sequence ATGGCGCGTCTCGTTTACCTCATGGGTGCCAGTGGCGTGGGCAAGGACAGCCTGCTGAGCGCCATTCGTCAATGCCACCCCGAACTGCTGGTGGCGCACCGCTATATTACGCGCTGGAGCGGGCATCATGAAAACTGCGTGAGCCTATCCGCGCAAGAGTTCACCGAACGCCGTCACGCCGGCCTGTTCTGTCTCGATTGGCAGGCACACGGTCTTGAGTATGGCATCGGGATCGAGGTGGAGCACTGGCTAAAGCGTGATCATACGGTCATCGTCAATGGTAGTCGACGCGCCTTCGCTCGCGCGCGTGAGCGTTTCGGTGAGCAGTTGCTTCCGATATTGGTTACGGCGGAACCACAGGTATTGCGTCAGCGTTTGATTCAGCGTGGCCGTGAGACGCACTTCGAGATCGAACGACGCCTGGCGCAGCATCAGCGTCTGGAAGCGGAGCTAGTAGATGTCGAGCGCCTCAACAATAACAAGGCGCTGCACCACAGCGTGGCGGCATTGCAGAGATTGCTCAATACCGAGTGCATCTCATGA
- the phnP gene encoding phosphonate metabolism protein PhnP, with translation MKFRFTGTGDSVQVPCFGCHCLACERARLMSRYRRGPCSAKIYSSGESYLLDAGRMDLADSCERERPAGVLLTHYHADHVQGLLHLRWGVGESIPIYGPRDAEGCADLFKHPGILDFRPGLEPFRPLVLGDMNVIPVPLNHSRPTLGYCIADSMSRLAYLTDTVGLPGSTEHFLRQWQPDIVILDATHPASHTMPRNHNNITMALDILERLNPSQGWLTHLSHDVDAEVLTTYLSLPANVSLAWDGLEIELPD, from the coding sequence ATGAAATTTCGCTTTACCGGTACCGGCGACAGTGTCCAGGTGCCCTGTTTCGGCTGCCATTGCCTGGCCTGTGAACGCGCCCGGCTGATGAGCCGTTATCGACGCGGCCCTTGCAGTGCCAAGATCTATAGCAGCGGTGAGAGCTACCTGCTCGACGCTGGGCGCATGGACCTGGCCGATAGCTGCGAACGCGAACGCCCCGCCGGCGTGCTGCTCACGCACTATCATGCGGATCATGTGCAGGGGCTGTTGCATCTACGCTGGGGAGTGGGTGAATCGATACCGATCTACGGTCCCAGAGATGCCGAGGGCTGTGCGGATCTCTTCAAACATCCCGGCATTCTCGATTTTAGACCCGGACTCGAGCCGTTTCGGCCCTTGGTATTAGGGGACATGAACGTCATTCCTGTGCCGCTCAATCACAGCAGGCCCACACTGGGCTACTGTATTGCCGACTCGATGAGCCGACTTGCCTATCTGACCGATACTGTTGGGCTGCCCGGCAGCACCGAACATTTTTTACGCCAATGGCAGCCGGATATCGTCATTCTTGATGCCACCCATCCGGCCAGTCATACGATGCCGCGTAACCATAATAATATCACTATGGCCCTCGACATTCTCGAGCGTCTGAACCCTTCCCAAGGCTGGTTGACGCACCTGAGCCACGACGTCGATGCTGAGGTGCTGACTACCTATTTATCATTGCCAGCGAACGTGTCACTGGCTTGGGATGGACTCGAAATTGAGTTACCCGATTAG
- the istA gene encoding IS21 family transposase translates to MIHKIKGLHDDGQGLSIRAIGQELGISRNTVRKYLRQDVATIEAAQSNREREKTLDAHRVYIIYLLRTFPRLSSVKVARKLREKVGELVVSERTLRRYVQQVKSTVASRQRRYYEPVLDMVPGVQCQVDPGELREVMIGGEPRPLYFVVFVLSYSRLTYIGVSLSPLDTATFIRLHDEAFRYFGGLPEECVYDQTKMVVISEQFRELEVNQRFHEYATTAGFRIHACCGYDPESKGKVEAGVKYAKQDAFYGESFRDEADLRGHVRQWLDEVANVRTHGTTGQQPMALCDAEERHHLRPYLTPACVGREADGLAPRRVDKTGLIAWKANKYSVPMAYQQGRVGVQEMEDRLSIHDLESGEMIATHTLHLGKGHTSRNEAHYRDHRQQEAELEQAITRCLGASLGEPLCARLRATMPRHYKDQLRAAKQLLEGETELDLALIGDWVTRERLTAGGLKERLAAARLAKARGRDRDDDASASPHTPPPDLSQYARLGRSSGHQGVTHGTA, encoded by the coding sequence ATGATTCATAAGATCAAAGGGTTACACGATGACGGACAGGGCCTGTCGATCCGAGCCATTGGCCAGGAGCTGGGCATCTCCCGCAACACCGTCCGCAAGTACCTCCGCCAGGACGTGGCCACCATTGAGGCGGCGCAGTCGAACCGAGAGCGTGAGAAGACGCTCGATGCGCATCGCGTCTACATCATTTACCTGCTGCGCACCTTCCCGCGGCTGAGCAGCGTCAAGGTCGCTCGCAAGCTGCGTGAGAAGGTTGGTGAACTGGTGGTCTCCGAGCGCACCCTGCGCCGCTACGTCCAGCAGGTGAAGAGCACCGTGGCCAGCCGGCAGCGGCGCTACTACGAGCCGGTGCTCGACATGGTGCCCGGCGTGCAGTGCCAGGTGGATCCGGGCGAGCTGCGCGAGGTGATGATCGGCGGCGAGCCGCGCCCCCTGTACTTCGTGGTGTTCGTGCTCTCCTACTCACGCCTGACCTACATCGGCGTCAGCTTGTCACCACTCGACACCGCCACTTTCATCCGCCTGCACGACGAGGCCTTCCGCTACTTCGGTGGCTTGCCTGAGGAGTGCGTCTACGACCAGACCAAGATGGTGGTGATCAGCGAGCAGTTCCGCGAGTTGGAGGTGAATCAGCGCTTCCACGAGTACGCCACCACCGCCGGCTTTCGCATCCACGCCTGCTGCGGCTACGACCCGGAGAGCAAGGGCAAGGTCGAGGCCGGAGTGAAGTACGCCAAGCAGGATGCCTTCTATGGCGAGTCCTTCCGGGACGAGGCGGATTTACGAGGCCATGTGCGGCAGTGGCTCGACGAGGTTGCCAACGTGCGTACCCACGGCACCACCGGCCAGCAACCGATGGCTCTCTGCGACGCCGAAGAGCGGCACCATCTGCGTCCCTATCTGACCCCGGCCTGCGTGGGCCGCGAGGCCGACGGCCTGGCCCCGCGCCGGGTCGACAAGACCGGGCTGATCGCCTGGAAGGCGAACAAGTACTCGGTGCCCATGGCCTACCAGCAGGGCCGCGTCGGGGTGCAGGAAATGGAAGATCGCCTGTCGATCCATGACCTGGAGAGCGGCGAGATGATCGCCACCCACACCCTTCACCTGGGCAAGGGGCACACCTCGCGCAACGAGGCGCATTACCGCGATCATCGCCAGCAGGAGGCAGAGTTGGAGCAGGCCATCACCCGCTGCCTTGGCGCGTCGCTGGGCGAGCCGCTCTGCGCGCGCCTTCGCGCCACCATGCCACGCCACTACAAGGATCAGCTGCGCGCGGCCAAGCAGCTGCTGGAAGGCGAGACCGAGCTGGACCTGGCGCTAATCGGTGACTGGGTTACCCGGGAGCGTCTCACCGCCGGTGGCCTCAAGGAGCGGCTGGCGGCCGCTCGGCTGGCCAAGGCGCGGGGCCGGGATCGCGACGACGATGCCTCGGCCAGCCCGCACACGCCGCCCCCGGACCTGAGTCAGTATGCCCGACTTGGCCGCTCCAGCGGCCACCAGGGGGTGACCCATGGGACAGCTTGA
- the istB gene encoding IS21-like element helper ATPase IstB, whose amino-acid sequence MGQLELTAGRYRSLRLGAIAGELTELLARAEANEVSYLAFADMLVEHERQTREAKRIDLYRRQAGFPSDKRLEGFDYRHQTTITKRQVNALLDFAFLDNRENLVFIGPPGVGKTHLAIGIGQKAIEAGYRVLFRNALDLVEELEIAEMKGELKKTLHKLAKVDALVIDELGYLPMSRQARYALFQLINRFYEHRSLIITTNKDFTSWGEFFHDDNVAVPIVDRIIHHSHLYLLGGESYRLKQKTLS is encoded by the coding sequence ATGGGACAGCTTGAACTGACCGCCGGGCGCTACCGCAGCCTGCGCCTGGGGGCCATCGCCGGGGAGCTCACCGAGCTGCTGGCTCGGGCCGAGGCCAACGAGGTCTCCTACCTGGCCTTCGCCGACATGCTGGTCGAGCACGAACGCCAGACCCGCGAGGCCAAGCGCATCGACCTCTACCGGCGCCAGGCCGGCTTCCCCAGCGACAAGCGGCTGGAGGGCTTCGACTACCGGCACCAGACCACCATCACCAAGCGCCAGGTCAACGCCCTGCTCGACTTCGCCTTCCTCGACAACCGCGAGAATCTGGTGTTTATCGGCCCGCCGGGCGTGGGCAAGACCCATTTGGCCATCGGCATCGGCCAGAAGGCCATCGAAGCCGGCTACCGGGTGCTGTTCCGCAACGCCCTGGACCTGGTCGAGGAGTTGGAGATCGCCGAGATGAAGGGCGAACTGAAGAAGACGCTCCATAAGCTCGCCAAGGTCGACGCCCTGGTAATCGACGAGCTGGGGTATTTACCAATGAGTCGACAGGCGCGCTATGCGCTGTTCCAGCTGATCAACCGCTTCTACGAGCACCGTTCGCTGATCATCACCACCAACAAGGACTTCACCAGCTGGGGGGAGTTCTTCCACGACGACAACGTGGCGGTGCCGATCGTCGATCGGATCATCCACCACTCGCACCTCTACCTGCTCGGCGGGGAGAGCTACCGGCTGAAGCAGAAGACGCTCAGCTGA